From Tripterygium wilfordii isolate XIE 37 chromosome 13, ASM1340144v1, whole genome shotgun sequence, the proteins below share one genomic window:
- the LOC120012432 gene encoding putative disease resistance protein At3g14460 yields MYKRSKVEGTSSSQTSSVGIPVSWDSVDCGSISSIANPYTPNKMEFVSDPEPAASAVDVMPDNEFLVLFGQNLRFDNLELDNLSLPFAHKSVNLSAGKSAIRAGFPRRSDSDDTYQSNVRTTDCDQSASLATDLTFPLAQDLKSYFSLFPLDYEFDKDSLIQLWIAEGFIMNESTTLRMEDLGSLYFSRLLDEGFIVTSGYYHSCDKFKYKVDEAKTGERLMFDGNKLDDIPASSRRLSLRCMDINHRTSVAIKKCELLSTLLLFPHHGSCIKHIPRDIFLSLKGLLVLNLSQLDILEIPSSIGGMTSLLYLDVSETPIKWLPESVGCLQKLQTLKLRCCFNLLGLPKATKKLINLRHLDLDVVSQLNSMPASLGCLINLQTLSAFIIGEYDGCRIGELKNMSNLSGEFCLVRLENVVNSKEAIEAALWEKRYIQKLELNWSDSCSETINEQEEILEHLRPHKDLQELKINFYSGSKLPSWISSPSYFNLVSISFYKCINCQFLPSIGTLPSLKFLYINEMNCVKEISQQFFKNNNQGQVVYAFPKLEKLSIDVMLGLEEWKEIELGDLPCLLKLTMQCCPELVTLPSFAGLDSLKHLEIIDCPKLPSLPEGLPTSLEFLLVKDCPILKERCNSESGEDWQKVSHVPHIWIDLEEISSVNSKC; encoded by the coding sequence ATGTATAAGAGGTCAAAGGTGGAGGGCACCAGTAGTTCACAAACATCTTCAGTTGGGATTCCCGTCAGTTGGGATTCAGTCGATTGTGGCTCAATATCCTCCATTGCGAATCCTTACACTCCCAACAAGATGGAGTTCGTGTCCGACCCAGAGCCTGCTGCAAGCGCAGTGGATGTCATGCCtgataatgaatttttggtaCTTTTCGGGCAAAATCTACGGTTTGATAATCTGGAATTGGATAATTTAAGCTTACCTTTTGCTCACAAATCTGTTAACCTCTCCGCTGGAAAAAGTGCTATCAGAGCCGGTTTCCCGAGGAGATCCGATTCCGATGATACATATCAATCGAATGTGAGGACTACGGACTGTGATCAATCAGCTAGTCTAGCAACTGATCTGACGTTTCCTTTAGCTCAGGATTTGAAaagttatttttctctctttcctttaGATTACGAGTTTGATAAAGATTCATTGATTCAGTTATGGATAGCTGAAGGTTTTATCATGAATGAATCAACAACATTGAGAATGGAAGACTTAGGCAGTCTGTATTTCAGTCGTCTGTTAGATGAGGGATTTATAGTAACTTCTGGATACTATCATAGTTGTGACAAGTTCAAGTACAAAGTGGATGAGGCTAAGACTGGGGAACGTTTGATGTTTGATGGTAACAAGCTGGATGATATCCCTGCAAGTTCACGCCGTTTGTCACTGCGCTGCATGGACATCAATCATAGGACATCTGTGGCTATCAAAAAATGTGAGCTTCTATCGACATTGCTTTTATTTCCACATCATGGCTCATGCATCAAGCACATTCCTCGTGATATCTTTTTGAGCTTAAAGGGTTTGCTTGTCTTGAATTTGAGTCAGTTAGACATACTTGAAATTCCAAGCTCTATCGGGGGCATGACGTCTCTGCTTTACCTTGATGTCTCTGAGACTCCAATCAAATGGTTGCCCGAATCAGTTGGTTGCCTTCAAAAGTTGCAGACTCTAAAACTCAGATGTTGTTTCAACCTTCTTGGATTACCGAAAGCcacaaaaaaactaataaatctGCGGCATCTTGATTTAGATGTGGTCAGCCAATTGAATTCGATGCCTGCAAGTTTGGGATGCTTGATCAACCTTCAGACCTTGTCGGCATTTATTATTGGTGAATACGATGGGTGCCGAATTGGGGAGCTGAAGAATATGAGTAACCTTAGTGGAGAGTTTTGCTTGGTAAGGCTGGAAAATGTGGTCAATTCGAAAGAGGCTATTGAAGCAGCATTGTGGGAGAAAAGGTACATTCAAAAGTTGGAGTTAAACTGGAGTGATTCATGTTCTGAAACAATTAATGAACAAGAGGAAATTCTTGAACATCTTCGACCCCATAAAGATCTTCAGGagttgaaaataaatttttatagtGGTTCGAAGCTTCCAAGTTGGATCAGCAGTCCATCATATTTCAACCTTGTCAGTATCTCCTTCTACAAGTGCATAAATTGTCAATTTCTCCCCTCTATTGGTACTTTACCTTCACTCAAGTTTCTTTACATAAATGAAATGAACTGCGTGAAAGAGATCAGCCAACAGTTTTTCAAAAACAACAACCAAGGTCAAGTGGTTTATGCATTTCCAAAACTAGAGAAACTGTCAATCGATGTCATGCTTGGTTTGGAAGAATGGAAGGAAATAGAGCTTGGTGATCTGCCATGCTTACTTAAACTGACCATGCAGTGCTGCCCGGAACTTGTTACTCTTCCTTCATTTGCAGGCCTGGACTCACTCAAGCATTTGGAAATAATTGACTGCCCGAAGCTTCCTTCCTTGCCTGAAGGACTACCAACATCACTTGAGTTTCTTCTTGTAAAAGATTGCCCTATACTTAAGGAACGGTGCAACTCTGAGAGTGGCGAAGATTGGCAGAAAGTGTCTCATGTGCCCCATATTTGGATTGATCTTGAGGAGATTTCCTCTGTTAACTCAAAGTGCTGA